The Flavobacteriales bacterium genomic sequence TGCCATAATCCTCTTGTAAAACCAAAGTGAAGGACATCAATGAATATGCTTTTGCCAGTTCTTCGAATAACTCGAAGTGCTCACCTTCTCGGATGATTTGATCGAACAGAAAGCTTAGTACTCGATTCCCCTTTTCGGTATTAAAGTATATATATGTGGAATTTAAAAGCCTGTTAACTCGAATACGGGCTAGGTATTTTTTTGAAAAGCCACCTAGTTCATTTCGTGCATTCAAGCAAACATCTGAAACCTGAAGCTCAATTAAGCGACGGGTCAGCCAGTGCTTGAGGCTGCGGAAGCGTCCATCGCGATCATTGCCATACATAGCCTGGCAGTAATCGGTATCCGTCCAATTGTCCCCATGTTCAAGGGCAAGTTCAAGTAATTTCAGGGAGGTACTGTTCTCCGGACCAGGCTTTTTGGCCCGTTTGGTGGCGAATTGGGTGAGCCCCTTGCGCACGTTGTTGAGCTCTTTGGGGTTCATGGACTCGAGGATGGCGACGATCACTTTCATAGCTGAACGAATTTAAGATATCCACATCAAATTAACAAGAATAACATCGTCCTAATCGCTTGCCATTACTCGAATCTAACGGCCATATTCGATTTGTCCGTGTCTTTCGGCCGATCAAAGCTCTTCCTTTGAGTCACGAAACAATAGAATTTCTTTTAACCAAAAAACGGAGGGCAACATGAAAATTTGGTTCAGGGGATTCCTATGCGCCGGTCTGATGGCGATGGGCACCCTAACAATGGCTGCGGCACCCAGTGTGTCAAACCAGGAAGTAGAAAATTACATATTAATGAACACGCCCTATGCAGGTGTGGTGAAAATTGAAACGGACGGCATCAACAGGAAATTATGGGTGCAGGGCAAAAGCTCCCCGATTTACCTGGAAGTGGAGTGGAGTGACGAGTTTCAAAGTTTCTACATTGATCGTTGGGTTGAAGAAACACCCTATACGTCATCAATGAGTGCTCAACAATAATTACGGCCGGGTTGCAAACGGAGGTGCGACACGGCCAGCGGAAGAGGGCCCCGGTCATTGACCGGGGTACCCATCCGCAAATTGAAAAGATTGAATCCCTCTTTTGCGGGAAGGATGAGGCTCCTGTTCGCAGAGATGCGGCAGCGTGAGGTGGTTCCGTCCCCTGACTTGATACTGGGAAGTCAGGGGGCGAACCTCGCGGTTCGAAGCTGTAAGAAGAAATAGCAAGCTTGTCAGTAACGGAGGTATGATGAGCTTGTTCAGCCGGCCCCCGCCTGGTACTGGGAGGTGGGGGACGGCTACCTTATCTCCGGCAATGGCAATTGAAATCAGCGGGGGACCGATGGTCTTCCCGCTTTTTCGGCCCTTAGGAGTTCTAATTTTAATGGCAATTATCAGATGAATATGGTGCGCAAAAGTCTGATTTTTATGACCGTGGTAGCCGTCACTACCTCGTTCGTTTACACGTGGCAGAAAAATCTACGCAAACAATCCGTTATCGCCCTGGACGCCGGTCATGGGGGAGATGACGTCGGGGCTATTCTGCCCGGAGGCCTCAGCGAAAAAGAACTGACCCTTTCTTTTATCTGGCATCTGAAACAGGTGTGCGAAGCCCGTGGCATCAAGGTCATCATGACCCGTACACAGGATGAGGAGATGACACCTGCCGACCGAACATCCAAGGCATTGGAGGCCGACTTTTTCCTATCGCTGCATTTCAACTATTACGGACATGACCCCGAACGTTCCGGGGTGGAATGCTTCATCAGCAACCAGAATCCGTCATTTTCCGCTACACGTAAATGGAGTGATGACCTCATGTCCCGGCTGGGTCAACTGAAGGGATTGAAAATGAACGGCATTAAAAATGCCAATTCGTATATCCTCAAAACCAACCAGGTTCCGGCCATTGAACTCAACCTTGGAAATTTGTCTGAGCCGGATGAATATGCTTTTGTGACCAGCCCGGTGAAGCAATGGATCCTGTGTGACGAGATTGCGAAGTCTATCCTTGAAAACAAGCCGAAGCGTTCGTTTCTCAATTAATCGTTTCAGTGGAAAGTTCGCGGGCTTTGAGGAAAACAGGGTCGTCTTCCAGCAGTACCGGATAAAATCCCATTTCTCTCCAAATCTGGCGCCCGATGCCAGCCTTTACACGAAGGCTGATCCATTGGCCCGATTCTTCCCATCCGGTTCCGTTGTAGGGTACACCTTTTTCTGTGGTGTAGCGGATAAATTCGTCTTTCACGGCACCGGTCACCTGGAAGTTTAGTTTGAATGTTTCGGCCGTGTAGTTCTTTTCAAGTTCTTTCCGGTGTACGTCTGCATAGTGAAAACAGAACTGGTTGATGACGCCTTCGGTGATCAATTTGTTCAGGTAAGAACTGTACCCGGCCGTATCAACCGGAATGAAAATATCCGGTCGGATGCCACCACCACCGTACACCACCTTTCCTCCGGGTGTGGTGAATTTCTGGGTGGTGTCGGATGCAGGAATGCTGTCCTGTCCGCCGCCATGAATATCGGAACGGCTGTACAAGTCTTCATAATAGGCCTTGATGCCTTTGTTGTAGGGTCTCTGGATGCACCTGCCGGTGGGCGTGTAATACCGGGCGATGGTTAACCGGATGGCGGACCCATCGGGGAACCGGGATTCTTCCTGGACAAGTCCTTTCCCGAAACTGGTGCGCCCGATAATGGTTCCCCGGTCATTGTCCTGCACGGCGCCTGCCACGATCTCACTCGCGGAGGCCGATCCTTCATCGATCAAAATGATCAGGGGTTGTTTTTCAAAGCTTCCTCTGGCGGTGGCAAAGTAAGGTGTACGCGGACGGGCCTTACCTTCGGTATAAACGATCAGTTTATCGCGGGAAAGGAACTCATCACAAATCAGCGTGGCTGCATCCAGGTAACCTCCCGGATTGCCTCTCAGGTCAAGGATCAGCTGTTTCATTCCCTGAGGCTTCAGTTTGTCTACCGCTTCTATGAATTCGTCATACGTATTCCTGGCGAACCGGCTGATCTTGATGTAGCCTGTGTTGGCGTTCACCATAAAGGCGACATCCACGCTGTACAGGGGAATTTCGCCCCGGGTGATCGTGAAGGGGAGCAAATCCTTGTGTCCATGGCGGTAGATCTTCACTGACACTTTTGTTCCACCCTCACCGCGCAGCTTGTCCATCACATCCTGGTTGGTGATGCCCACGCCTGCGGCTTTCTTACCTTCTATGTCAACGATGCGGTCGCCCGGAAGAATGCCCAACAGGTCGGAAGGGCCGCCTGAGATGGGTGCCACAACCACAATGGTATCTTCCTGGATGTTGAATTCAATCCCGATGCCTTCAAAATTCCCTTCCAGCGGTTCGGAGGTAGCCGCCAGTTCGTCTGCAGGTATGTAGTAACAATGGGGATCCAGTTCGGAGAGCAGGTTGACAATGGATTCATCCATCAATTCGTCCATATCAACGGTGTCTACATATTCGCTCTGGATGTAGCGCAGGATCTGGCTCAGCTTGTCATAATGGCCCGTAATGGAGCGAATGGGGAGTACACCGTCTACCGGTCCGCTTTTGGGGAGGTAGGCGCCCAGGAAGATTCCCATGACCAATGCCACGGCAATAATAAGCGGAAGCCAGATGGATATGCGACGGTTCATTTCAATTCTTCGTTTAAAGGGATGAACCCGGCAGGCTGGTATTTTTCAACAGCTACACCGAAACGCTTGAGGAATTCTGCACCTTCATCGGCGGGGAGGCCTTTGTATTCGGCATATGAGTTCAGATACAACACTTTTCGGATGCCCATGGTATAGATGGTTCTGGCGCAGGAAAGACAGGGTGATAGCGTCACGTACAGGGTGGCATCTTCCAGCGACATTTTGTTGCGGGCGGCGTAAAGGATGGCATTCTCTTCGGCGTGAAGTGCCAGGTAGCAGGATCCTTTGAAGCTGGTGGCGCATCCGCCATCAGGCCATTCTTCGTCGCAATTGTGGGTGCCAGCCGGGGGGCCATTGTAGCCCAGGGAAACAATGCGTGTGTCTTTGGCCAATACCGCGCCCACTTTCATCTTCACACAGTGAGATCGGCCCGCCAGGTTCATGGCCAGTTCCATGTAGATATCATCAAAACTAGGTCTGTTCTTTTTCTCCGACGGCGACTCCATGCGACAAATTAAGCTTTTGAGAACACACAAAGGTGCAAATTTTTATGAGAGGAAGGGAAACGTTGAGCGGGGAAGATGCCGTTGGGAGGATGTAGCGAGGAAAGAGGTTGTACTTCCTCATCCTTCCAAACAGATCAGTGTACCGAAGGTGGGAATCGAACCCACACGATGTTGCCACCACTGGATTTTGAGTCCAGCGCGTCTACCAGTTCCGCCACTTCGGCAAATGTGCATTTTGTCAGGTACCCGGTACCTGATCCTAAGAACGGCTTGCAAAGGTAAATTCTTTGCGCAAATACGCAAGAACCAATCATTGCGGGTTGGCACAAACACGTAGACTTTTCGGAAGGCTCATGAGAAGGCTGGTTGGTGCGCTGTTTCGCGTCCGAATGAAATCCATTATAAAATATGGGGGAAATGGAGAAATTTTATACCTTTGCAGCCCTTTCCGCAAGGAGGGGTGAACGGGTAAATGTCCGGGAAAATATTGATTGTATGTCACAAACCGTGAAATTCTTTTCGTGTACCGCTACCAGGGACCTGGCTGCCGAGATTGCGGCTTGCTATGGTTCTCATCTGGGTGAGGTGTCGATGCTGCATTTCAGCGACGGGGAATTTCAGCCTTCATTCGAGGAAACGGTCAGGGGCAGTGATGTGTACATCATCCAATCCACCACACCTCCCGCAGATAATCTGTTGGAATTGCTGTTGTTGGTGGATGCAGCCAAACGCGCAAGCGCCCGGCATGTAATCGCCGTGATGCCTTATTTCGGTTACGCAAGGCAGGATCGCAAGGATAAGCCAAGGGTGTCGATCGGTGCCAAGCTGATCGCCAACCTGCTGTCAGCGGCCGGGGTGACACGTGTGGTTACCATGGACCTGCATGCCGATCAGATCCAGGGGTTTTTCGAAGTGCCGGTAGATCACATGTATGCATCCAGTATTTTCATTCCCTACATCGAAAGCCTGACCCTTCCCAACCTGATTTTTGCTACCCCCGATGCGGGTGGTACCAAACGTGCCAACATTTACGCCAAGTATTTCAATACCGACTTTGTGATCGGTTCCAAACTCAGAAAACGCGCCAACGAAGTTGATTCCATCACCATCATCGGAGATGTGAAGGGCAAAGATGTGATTCTGGTGGATGATATGATTGATACCGCCGGAACATTAACCACCGCCGCTAACCAGATCATCGAGGAAGGTGCTGCGAGTGTTCGGGCCATTTGTACCCATCCGATTCTGTCGGGTAAAGCATATGACAGGATCAGCGACTCTGCACTCACCGAGCTCATTGTTTGCAATACCATTCCGTTAAAACAGAATCATCCCAAGATCAAAGCCTTGTCGGTGGCCAACCTGTTTGCGGAAGTGATCCAGAAAATTCAGAACTTTGAATCCATAAGTCCCCATTTTATTTGCTAACAACACTAATATAGCAGTCATGAAATCAGTATCCATCACCGGAGCCCTGCGGGAGAATAAAGGAACCAGCGATGCCAAAAAGGTTCGCAGGGAAGGGAAAGTGCCTTGTGTCCTCTACGGAGGTGCCGAACAGGTACATTTTCTTGCCGACACGCGGGATTTTAAACAGCTGATCTATACGCCGGAAGTACACCAGGTTAAGGTGAATCTGAACGGTAAGGAATACAACACCCTGTTGAAAGACGTGCAATACCATCCGGTAACGGATGCTGTTATTCATGCGGATTTCCTGGAACTGGCCGACGACAAGGCGGTATCTACGGCCATTCCGGTAAAGGTGACAGGTAATGCACCCGGTGTAATTGCCGGCGGTAAGTTGCAGCAGAAATTGAGAAAGGTGAAAGTGAAGGCGTTGCCGGGTCAGTTGCCGGATTTTGTTCACGTGGACATTTCAAAAATGCAGATCGGTGATTCGATCAAGGCAGGTGCCCTGGCTATTGACAACGTGGAAATCCTTGATAGCCCCAATGCCGTTGTGGTAGCTGTGAAGACTTCACGTGCCGCAGCTTCAGCCAAAGATGCAGCAGCTGGTGCCGCACCAGAAGCAGCCAAGGAAGGAGAAGCAGCAGCAGAAGGCGAAGGCAAACCTGCAGAAGGCGAAAACAAGGAGTAAAACAGTCCAACTTTATATTGAACGGGAGACCCATTACGGTCTCCCGTTCCCATTTTGAGCTTATCGGGCCGTGGAAAAATTCCTGATCGTAGGTTTGGGTAATCCGGGTAAAGAATACCAGGATACCCGTCATAACATCGGATTCTGGGCGCTGGACCAGCTGGCGGAGGCCCATGATGCGCCATTTACATCCGGCCGTTTGGCAGATGTTTCCACGTTCAGGTTAAAAGGCAAAAGTTTCCTACTAATCAAGCCTACCACTTACATGAATCTGAGCGGGAAGGCAGTTGCGTATTGGATGCAAAAGGAAAACATCGATCCCCTTCACGTATTGGTGGTGGTGGACGACCTCGCTTTGCCACCCGGTATCTTGCGGTTGCGCGGTCAGGGAAGTGACGGCGGCCACAATGGTTTGAAAAGCATCACCGCAAGCTTGGGGACAAACAGCTATGCACGTCTACGCATGGGTATCGGTAACGATTTTTCCAAGGGTGGCCAGGTGGATTATGTCTTGGGTCAGTGGACTGACCAGGAAAAACCCCTCATCAAAGCATCCTGCAAGCGTGCCGGAGAGGCCATCACCGCCTTCGCATTGGCCGGACTCCCGGTGGCCATGAATCAGTTCAACGGTTGATCCCGTTTCTTCCTTATTCCGGATAAAGAATTGCAGCAACTTACACATGTAGGATTGCGCAAGTGTTGTTCCCCTTTTGCTTGGATGGCCGGCCTAGTTTTGCCATCAAAAAAGCCATGAAAAAACCAATGCACACATTCACGCTCTTATTGATCTGTTTCTTTGCCATCCCGTATGCACATGCCCAACAGTTGGTGTTGTCGGAGGACTTCACCACGTATGAGGGAACGGAAGCCACGTTGCCTGCGGGCTGGTTCGCCAGCCGGAACGGCATGTATTCATCCGCTTCATCCTGCGGAGCCAGCGGACCCAATTCGTTCAAGTTTGATGGGGATGGAACCTTGCTTGTCTTTCCACGATTTGAGGTGGCGGATTCACTGTCATTCTGGATCAAAGGCAACAGTCTCGACAGCCTTTCCGTGCTGTATGTCAACACAAGCGCCGACAGTCTTTCGTGGGAGACGATGGATACAGTGATCCTTTATCCAACCAGGGACAGCATCATGCAATACCGGATGCCGGGCGGGATGCATTATGTCAACCTGACCTACGTTAAGTCCAAAGGCAACCTGGCATTGGACGACATCCGCATGTACGGTTATTTCACCGGTGGCGGGCATGTACCCGGTCCACATCCGGCGGCCATTTGTCAGATGTACAATGGGGTTCATCTTTCCGGACCGGTCAATGCAAAAGGTGACGTAAGGGTGTATGACCTTTCAGGAAGATGCATCCGCGTGTGGAAAGACCAGCCAGCCGGAAGCAATCTCTCGTTTGATGGCCTGTCTTCGGGCATCTGGATGGTGGTTTGGAACACCCCGTCACCGGCAAGACGAATGTGCCTGGTGCCCTAGATCAGTCCGCGGAGCTTTTCCTCCACGCTGAGCGCTTTTCCGATGTAGCTGCTCAACTGGTTGATGGGAACACGCTCCTGTTGCATGGAATCCCTTTCTCTGACGGTCACAGCCTGATCCGATAGCGTGTCGTGATCGATCGTTACGCAGAAAGGGGTTCCCACTGCATCCTGGCGACGGTAACGCCTGCCGATCGCATCCTTTTCATCGTACCTGCAGTTGTGCTGGAGCTGGAGTTCGGCCATGATCTTTCGGGCCACTTCCGGCAGACCGTCTTTCTTCACCAGCGGCAAAACAGCCACCTTTACAGGTGCAAGGAATGCAGGAATGCGAAGCACGGTGCGCACGTCGCTCTTATCCCCTGTTCCCACCTCTTCTTCAGCAAAAGCATTGCACATTACGGTCAGGAACAAGCGATCAACCCCAACAGATGTTTCCACCACATACGGTACGTAGTTCTGGTTCAACTCAGGATCGAAGTACTGGAGCTTCTTGCCAGAGAACTTCTGATGATTGCCCAGGTCGAAATCCGTGCGGGAGTGAATACCCTCCACTTCCTTGAATCCAAAGGGAAACTGGTATTCAATGTCCACCGCTGCATTGGCGTAGTGGGCAAGCTTATCGTGTACGTGAAACTGATAGTTATCGGGATTGCCACCCAGCGAAAGGTGCCATTTCAGCCGCTTGTCGCGCCAGTGCTCATACCATTCCATTTCTTCCCCGGGGCGAACGAAGAACTGCATCTCCATCTGCTCAAACTCCCGCATGCGCATGATGAACTGGCGCGCCACGATCTCGTTTCGGAATGCTTTACCGATTTGCGCGATCCCGAACGGAACCTTCATCCGTGCCGATTTCTGCACATTCAGGAAATTGACGAAAATACCCTGGGCCGTTTCCGGCCTGAGGTAGATCTTATCGGCACCTTCGGCAGTGGATCCCATCTGGGTGGAGAACATCAGGTTGAATTGACGCACTTCCGTCCAGTTCTTCGAACCCGATTCCGGGCACGCAATTTCATGCGATACGATCAGGTCATGCAAACCCTTCAGGTCATCTTTTTCCAAACAGGCCACAAATTCAGTATGCAGCTGCCCCGCTTTTTCTGTTTTGCCCTTGCCCTGGTACTGGGCAATCTTGTTTTCGATCAGCTCATCCGCACGGTACCTCTTTTTCGAATCCTTGTTATCAATCATCGGATCGTTGAACCCGCCAACGTGACCGGAAGCTTCCCAGATCTTCGGGTGCATGAAGATGGCGGAGTCTACACCTACCACATTCTCATGCAGGTGTACCATGGCCTTCCACCAATAATTTTTCAGGTTGTTTTTTAATTCAACTCCGTACGGACCATAGTCATACACGGCACCCAGTCCATCGTAAATCTCACTGGAAGGAAATACAAATCCGTATTCCCTGGCATGGGAAACAATCTTCTTGAATTGATCGGCACCGTTTTTCATACTTCATGTGTTGATGCCCGCATGGCTCACTCCGCCACATATGCGGGCTTGTTCTTTAGCAAGCGCAAAAGTAAGGATATTCGATAAACAGCTCCCGGAATTGCGTTAATATTGCAACATGATAGTGATCGATTCCACCCTGGTTTCCGAAGAGCTCCTGGAAACCCGGTTCCATTGTGATCTGGGCAAATGCCACGGAGAATGTTGTGTACAGGGAGATGCCGGAGCACCGCTGGATGCTTCCGAAATTCCCATACTGGAAGAGGTGTATGATGATGTCAAACCCTACATGGCCGAAAAGGGCATTGCGGCGGTTGACAAGCAGGGTGTTGCTGTTCAGGACAACCACGGCGAATGGGTGACACCGCTGGTGGAGAACAAGGAGTGTGCGTTCGTGGTGTTCGAAAAGGGCATCGCCATTTGCGCCATAGAAAAGGCATTCCGCGACGGGAAGGTCACCTTCCGCAAACCTGTTTCCTGTCACCTTTACCCGGTACGGATCACGCGCTCCGGTGTATATGATCACCTGAACTACCATGAATGGGACATCTGCAAACCGGCGCTGTCGTGCGGCAAGAAAAAAGGGATGCCGGTATTTCGCTTTGTGAAGGATGCTTTGATAAGGAAGTACGGCGAAGATTGGTACGGGCGACTGGAATGGGCGGCCGATAATTACAAAGGATGACGGTAGTTTGTAGTTTGTAGTTTCTGGTTTGTGGTTGGTCGCAGAAGTTAATGCGCGAGGCCTTTTCGAACATCGAAAAACGAACCACGGGCATCGAACACCCGCTGTGTTCGGCCCATTAAAAATTAATTACATTTGTATGAAGTCATCCCAAAACGGACCTTATGACCGAACAAACACCGAACGAAGGCAAGGAGATCAAAAATGAGCTGAAGTTTAAGGCTCCTCCACCCGCCACTCCCGCCAAGCAACCGTCTACAGCGGTTAACATGCCGAAGAAAGAAGAAAAGGAAAAGAAGAGCAAGCTTCTTCTGATCCTGTTGTTGCTGTTTGCACTCGGGTCGGGTGGACTAGGTTGGTTGTTGTTCGACCAGACCAAGAAAACCGAAGTGGCTGTTGAGACCAGCAATCGCCTGGAGGAAGAAAAAGCAAAAGTTGAAGCAGATCTTCAGAAGAAGATCGATGAACTGACGGAGCTTACGGCCAAATATGGTGAAGCTGATAGCGATCGTGCCAAGTTAAAAGCCGATCTGGAAGCTGCGCTGGCTGACCTGAAAAAGTACAAAGCAACTGCTTCAAGGGTGTATAAAGCACAAGCGGCTGCCAAAGATGCTGAGAACAGGTACAACATGCTGAAGATGAAATACGATAGCCTCAGCACCGCCCACATGCAGCTGACGGCAGACTTCAACACCAGTCAGACCCAGTTGACCGAAGCCAACAACCAGAACAGCCAACTGACGCAAAAGAATGATCAGCTGACCCAAACCGTTCACACCGGCCAGGCGCTCGTGGCATACAACGTTCAGGCCAATGGAATCCAGGTAAAGAAAAGCGGAAAAGAGCGGGTGCGCGACAAGGCCGGCAAGGCCAACAAGATTGAGGCTTGTTTCATGCTGGGCAAAAAT encodes the following:
- a CDS encoding ribose-phosphate pyrophosphokinase codes for the protein MSQTVKFFSCTATRDLAAEIAACYGSHLGEVSMLHFSDGEFQPSFEETVRGSDVYIIQSTTPPADNLLELLLLVDAAKRASARHVIAVMPYFGYARQDRKDKPRVSIGAKLIANLLSAAGVTRVVTMDLHADQIQGFFEVPVDHMYASSIFIPYIESLTLPNLIFATPDAGGTKRANIYAKYFNTDFVIGSKLRKRANEVDSITIIGDVKGKDVILVDDMIDTAGTLTTAANQIIEEGAASVRAICTHPILSGKAYDRISDSALTELIVCNTIPLKQNHPKIKALSVANLFAEVIQKIQNFESISPHFIC
- a CDS encoding N-acetylmuramoyl-L-alanine amidase — its product is MTVVAVTTSFVYTWQKNLRKQSVIALDAGHGGDDVGAILPGGLSEKELTLSFIWHLKQVCEARGIKVIMTRTQDEEMTPADRTSKALEADFFLSLHFNYYGHDPERSGVECFISNQNPSFSATRKWSDDLMSRLGQLKGLKMNGIKNANSYILKTNQVPAIELNLGNLSEPDEYAFVTSPVKQWILCDEIAKSILENKPKRSFLN
- a CDS encoding dCMP deaminase family protein, whose product is MESPSEKKNRPSFDDIYMELAMNLAGRSHCVKMKVGAVLAKDTRIVSLGYNGPPAGTHNCDEEWPDGGCATSFKGSCYLALHAEENAILYAARNKMSLEDATLYVTLSPCLSCARTIYTMGIRKVLYLNSYAEYKGLPADEGAEFLKRFGVAVEKYQPAGFIPLNEELK
- a CDS encoding 50S ribosomal protein L25/general stress protein Ctc → MKSVSITGALRENKGTSDAKKVRREGKVPCVLYGGAEQVHFLADTRDFKQLIYTPEVHQVKVNLNGKEYNTLLKDVQYHPVTDAVIHADFLELADDKAVSTAIPVKVTGNAPGVIAGGKLQQKLRKVKVKALPGQLPDFVHVDISKMQIGDSIKAGALAIDNVEILDSPNAVVVAVKTSRAAASAKDAAAGAAPEAAKEGEAAAEGEGKPAEGENKE
- a CDS encoding S41 family peptidase: MNRRISIWLPLIIAVALVMGIFLGAYLPKSGPVDGVLPIRSITGHYDKLSQILRYIQSEYVDTVDMDELMDESIVNLLSELDPHCYYIPADELAATSEPLEGNFEGIGIEFNIQEDTIVVVAPISGGPSDLLGILPGDRIVDIEGKKAAGVGITNQDVMDKLRGEGGTKVSVKIYRHGHKDLLPFTITRGEIPLYSVDVAFMVNANTGYIKISRFARNTYDEFIEAVDKLKPQGMKQLILDLRGNPGGYLDAATLICDEFLSRDKLIVYTEGKARPRTPYFATARGSFEKQPLIILIDEGSASASEIVAGAVQDNDRGTIIGRTSFGKGLVQEESRFPDGSAIRLTIARYYTPTGRCIQRPYNKGIKAYYEDLYSRSDIHGGGQDSIPASDTTQKFTTPGGKVVYGGGGIRPDIFIPVDTAGYSSYLNKLITEGVINQFCFHYADVHRKELEKNYTAETFKLNFQVTGAVKDEFIRYTTEKGVPYNGTGWEESGQWISLRVKAGIGRQIWREMGFYPVLLEDDPVFLKARELSTETIN
- a CDS encoding aminoacyl-tRNA hydrolase, with the translated sequence MEKFLIVGLGNPGKEYQDTRHNIGFWALDQLAEAHDAPFTSGRLADVSTFRLKGKSFLLIKPTTYMNLSGKAVAYWMQKENIDPLHVLVVVDDLALPPGILRLRGQGSDGGHNGLKSITASLGTNSYARLRMGIGNDFSKGGQVDYVLGQWTDQEKPLIKASCKRAGEAITAFALAGLPVAMNQFNG
- a CDS encoding glycine--tRNA ligase; this encodes MKNGADQFKKIVSHAREYGFVFPSSEIYDGLGAVYDYGPYGVELKNNLKNYWWKAMVHLHENVVGVDSAIFMHPKIWEASGHVGGFNDPMIDNKDSKKRYRADELIENKIAQYQGKGKTEKAGQLHTEFVACLEKDDLKGLHDLIVSHEIACPESGSKNWTEVRQFNLMFSTQMGSTAEGADKIYLRPETAQGIFVNFLNVQKSARMKVPFGIAQIGKAFRNEIVARQFIMRMREFEQMEMQFFVRPGEEMEWYEHWRDKRLKWHLSLGGNPDNYQFHVHDKLAHYANAAVDIEYQFPFGFKEVEGIHSRTDFDLGNHQKFSGKKLQYFDPELNQNYVPYVVETSVGVDRLFLTVMCNAFAEEEVGTGDKSDVRTVLRIPAFLAPVKVAVLPLVKKDGLPEVARKIMAELQLQHNCRYDEKDAIGRRYRRQDAVGTPFCVTIDHDTLSDQAVTVRERDSMQQERVPINQLSSYIGKALSVEEKLRGLI
- a CDS encoding DUF3109 family protein; amino-acid sequence: MIVIDSTLVSEELLETRFHCDLGKCHGECCVQGDAGAPLDASEIPILEEVYDDVKPYMAEKGIAAVDKQGVAVQDNHGEWVTPLVENKECAFVVFEKGIAICAIEKAFRDGKVTFRKPVSCHLYPVRITRSGVYDHLNYHEWDICKPALSCGKKKGMPVFRFVKDALIRKYGEDWYGRLEWAADNYKG